The following DNA comes from Mycobacterium sp. MS1601.
CACGGGCGTGGATCCAGATCCGCGAAGAGGGCACCCGCGCCTGCGACCTTCGTCAGTGGCCCGCGCTGCGCGGCCGCATCCCGCGAAACCCAAGAGCAAATCCGTCGTGAGCCATCAGTACAGCGTCTGTAGTTAGCGGAACTATTGACCGCTGCAGCCCGCGATGAGCAGACAGTAAGTCCATGGCCGTAACCAGCTGATGCCATTCATCTTTCTACAGGTCTTCGATCCGGCCAGAAACTGACATCTGCGCAACCAAATTTGCTGTTTCTAACGCATGTTTCGTTTCAGCTATCGAACCAGAGTTGCTGCAGCTATGCTCATGCCGCCGCCAGTCGGCGCACATCCGCTTCGGAAGAGGTACAGAGTGGGTTCTGCACGGTATATCGGTCGAGTCGGAGCGCTGGCTGTCGCACTGGGTATCGGGATGGTGGTCACCAACAGCCCGGCCATCGCTCTGGCCGAGGATTCGGCGAAGGTGGCGCCGTCTGCAGACAATGACCGCTCCGACGTGCAGAGCCCGGAGAAGGAGTCGACGCCTGAGAACGACTCCCCTTCCGATGAGCCCTCCGAGGACGACGACACGGACGACAGCGCGGAGGTGGACGATGCCGACGCTGACGGCGAAGACGAGGGCGATGAAGTCGACGAGGGCGACGACGACGCGTCAGAGGATGCCGCTTCCGCCGACGACGAGGACGTTCCCGACGAGGACGACAGCACTTCGGGCACGGTGACGCGCGCGCCGACGGTCACCGTCACCGAGCGCCGGCTCGTCGAGCAGAATTCGCCGGAGCCGCAGGAGGTTTCGGCCACCGCTGAGAGCGAGGCCGGTCTCGAGGCCGATACCGCCACCGAGACCAAAACCGAGCCGACGGCGGCAACCGACTCCGGCAACAACCCCGACATCGTGACCGCAGCGGCCGAGCCTCTCACCGTCACGATTCCCACCGTGGCCGCGGCCGTGGTGGCACCCGCCAATCCGGTACAGACGTTCGTCACCAGCGTGCTGTCGTGGTTCGGCTTCGCTCCGCACGCCGGCACCGCCCCGGCAAGCCCCGCGAGCAATCCCACAGCCTGGGCCGTTCTGGCCTGGATCCGCCGGGAGATCGGCTACACGTTCTTCAACCGCAGCCCGGTTCTCGATCCCGTCAAGACAGGGCAAACCGCGGCCGGTGAGGTCACCGGTGACCTCAACGGCAAGGACTTCCAGGGCGCCGCACTCACCTACTCCGGCAGCGGCAGCACCCCCAAGGGGTCGGTGGTGATCGACCCGGCAACCGGCGCCTTCACCTACACCCCTGGCGCGGAACTGGCCGCTGTCGGTGGCACCGATACCTTCACGGTCACTGCCAGCAACACCGCGGCCTACCGGCTGCCCGGAGTGGCGGGCATGATCCAGGGTGTCATCCATCAGGGTGCGCAGCTGCTCGGCCTGGCGCAGTCGGACGCCACGTCAACCGTGGTCGAGGTCTCCTACGATGTGAACGGCCTGACCGTGATCACCGAGATCCGCACGGCCGGAACACCTGTCGGCCTCGTCATGAGCTCGGACGGCACCCGCGCCTACCGCACCTCCGAGATCTATGACGCTACGACGGGTGAATACCGCACCCGGGTCACCGTTGTCGACACCAACACCGGTGCTGTCCTGGGCGCGCCCGTTACCCTGGTCGGCCGACCCGGCGATTTCCAGGTGAGCAAGGACGGCACCCGCGTCGTGCAGACCAGCGAGGCGTACCACGAGGACACCGACAGCTACACCACCACCGTGGTGGTCATCGATTCTGCGACAGGCGATCTGGTGGGGTCCCGCTTCGTCATCGAGGCTCACCGAGCCGGCCACCTGCAGCTCAGTGATGACAGCACCCGCGCCTTCCAGACCACCCAGACATTCGATGAGAACAACCGGGTCTGGTTCACCGAACTCACCGTCATCAACACCACCACCGGCACCCTGGTGGGTACCCCGATCGTGGTCGACGGGTCGTTTCGCATCCACACCAATGACCGGTTGAGCCGTGAACCGTTGGTGTTCAGCGCGGACGGCACCCGTGCCTACATGTTGACGCAGAACCTGGGCTCTGGCGTCGATGCCACCAAGCCACAGGAATCCACGCTGGCCGTCATCGATATCGCCACCGGCACGCTGGTCGACACCCCGGTCACCGTCGACGGGCACCCCGCCGGTCCCCTCGCGTTGAGCAAGGACGGCACCCGGGTGTACGCGGTCACCACCGTGGACATCTACTTCACCAACACCGCGACCGCCAGGGTGGCCGTGGTGGATGCCCACACCGGTGCGTTGATCGGTGATCCGTTGGTGCTCAACGGTTATGCCGTCAGTGACAGTGGGTCACCCGATACCGAGCCCGTGCTGTTCTTCAGTCCCGACGGCAGCCGCGCGTTCGTGTCCACCAATGTGTGGGATCCTGTGACGTTCGCGGAGACCACCCGCGTGGCGATGTTCGACGCCACCGACGGAACCCTGTTGCACACCACCGTTCTGGAAGGCCGCGCCCGCGGCACGCTGCAGCGGTCAACCGCTGATCCCACCCGCTTCGTCCAGGTCACGGTCACCGACTTCGGCACCAGGATCGAGCCTGCGACAACACAATTGGCGACCATCAATGCCGAAGACGGCACGTTGATCGGTACCGCACACACTCGCGGCATCGACGACAACGGTTTCCCCGTGCAGTTCAATCCAACTGGCACCCGGGCCTACCTGTTGACCGTCCATCGCCGCGGTGACCAGCATGAAGGTCCCGCCGATGCGGAGAGCCTGTATCTGACAGTGATCGACACCGCCACCGGGCAGCTGGTGGGGGAACCGATCGAGCTACGGGTGGCCAAAACCGTCGAAGACGGTAATGGCTCCGTGCAGTTCAGCGCTGACGGCACCCGCGCATTCCAACTGGTCCAAGAGAAGACACCCTCGGGCGTGGACTGGTCCACGCGCATGCTGGTGATCGACACCGGCAGCGGAGCGCTGCTGAACACTGTCGAGCTGCCGGGTCCACTGGTGGGGCATGGGCAGGACAGCGACGACGGACACCGGGTGTACCTGACCACTGCCACGAAGCTGATGGTGATCGACAGCGTCACCGGCGCTCTGGTGTCGGCCACCACGCTGCCGGGCACCCCGGTTGCCGAGATGACGTTTGCCGGCAACGCCGGTGAGCCCGGATATCTCGCCGTCACCAGGACCGTGGCTGGTCGCACCGAGACCGTCGTATTGGTCATCAACACCGTGACGGGCGGCATCACCGAAACCTGGTCCCCGCAGGCAGGGCAGGTCATTGCGGGGTCCGCTCCGGTGTTGAGCCCGGACGGCAGCCGCCTGTACGTCGTCACCTCGGTGCATCATCAGGACACCAACACCTACA
Coding sequences within:
- a CDS encoding YncE family protein — encoded protein: MGSARYIGRVGALAVALGIGMVVTNSPAIALAEDSAKVAPSADNDRSDVQSPEKESTPENDSPSDEPSEDDDTDDSAEVDDADADGEDEGDEVDEGDDDASEDAASADDEDVPDEDDSTSGTVTRAPTVTVTERRLVEQNSPEPQEVSATAESEAGLEADTATETKTEPTAATDSGNNPDIVTAAAEPLTVTIPTVAAAVVAPANPVQTFVTSVLSWFGFAPHAGTAPASPASNPTAWAVLAWIRREIGYTFFNRSPVLDPVKTGQTAAGEVTGDLNGKDFQGAALTYSGSGSTPKGSVVIDPATGAFTYTPGAELAAVGGTDTFTVTASNTAAYRLPGVAGMIQGVIHQGAQLLGLAQSDATSTVVEVSYDVNGLTVITEIRTAGTPVGLVMSSDGTRAYRTSEIYDATTGEYRTRVTVVDTNTGAVLGAPVTLVGRPGDFQVSKDGTRVVQTSEAYHEDTDSYTTTVVVIDSATGDLVGSRFVIEAHRAGHLQLSDDSTRAFQTTQTFDENNRVWFTELTVINTTTGTLVGTPIVVDGSFRIHTNDRLSREPLVFSADGTRAYMLTQNLGSGVDATKPQESTLAVIDIATGTLVDTPVTVDGHPAGPLALSKDGTRVYAVTTVDIYFTNTATARVAVVDAHTGALIGDPLVLNGYAVSDSGSPDTEPVLFFSPDGSRAFVSTNVWDPVTFAETTRVAMFDATDGTLLHTTVLEGRARGTLQRSTADPTRFVQVTVTDFGTRIEPATTQLATINAEDGTLIGTAHTRGIDDNGFPVQFNPTGTRAYLLTVHRRGDQHEGPADAESLYLTVIDTATGQLVGEPIELRVAKTVEDGNGSVQFSADGTRAFQLVQEKTPSGVDWSTRMLVIDTGSGALLNTVELPGPLVGHGQDSDDGHRVYLTTATKLMVIDSVTGALVSATTLPGTPVAEMTFAGNAGEPGYLAVTRTVAGRTETVVLVINTVTGGITETWSPQAGQVIAGSAPVLSPDGSRLYVVTSVHHQDTNTYTAVVAAYSTAHGALIGTPVTVPGPRKGPLQVSADGTRLVQPVSLRDPSTGEWISALVVINSHTAAPVVV